The DNA segment TATTCACGATAATATGTGACGCGGCCTTCGTCATTCAGACCAACTGCATCAGTGTCACTAAACCCATTCTCGGTAACGTAGACCAAAGGATCACCGTACGTATTTTTGATCCACACTAATAGTCTCCGGAATCCCCACGGGACATGTTTCAACCATTCAGAAGCGCTCGCGGGCCATTTTTTGTCTTGGGAAGTGTTTGTGTCTTGATCACCATGCCATGAACGATCACGACGTTCAACATGCTCGACAAGTTCCGTAGTATAATGATTAAAGCCGAGAAAGTCAGCTGATCCGTTGATCATCGCTTTTTCAGCTTCGGTGAACTCAGGAAGGCGGGAAACGGTTAAACCATCTTCAGTACTCTTACGTCTGATAATTTCTTTCATGACTGGAGGATAATCTCCATCACCTTTAAAGATGGGGAATGCATACCAACCGTgctaaacaattcaaattataaattcaagAAAAGCAACGTCTGAGATTAGGTCTGAGTTTACCTTGAATTGTCGTGTTCGTTCAGCAGCCGCGACATCTAACGCATTGTCAGGATCAAGGGGTTCATACCAACCGGAGTCTATGGTTATACCGACAAAACCtttttggacatttttatAACTTCTCTCGTACAGCCTATAGGCTCGGCCATGACTTTTAAGAATATTGTGAGCACATTTGTAAGCGGCAGTAGCAGGCTCTTTAATACCTGGAGCGTGCACTCCATCGCTATGACCCAAAACACAAACAACATAAGCTTCGTTAAATGTAATCCATCGCTTGACACGATCACCAAATCTAGTGTACAGGAGATTCGCATATGCCtcaaattcatttacaatGGTCTCGTTCTGCCATCCGTCAACGTCCTGAAGACCTTGTGGAAGATCCCAATGATACCTATTTGGACAATTAAGTTGTGGTCTCAGGGCATACatgatatcaaagaaaatcattGTCGTTTCTCACATAGTAATCATTGGTTCAATGTCGTTAGCCATCAGGTCGTTGATCAGGTTATTATAATACTGAATACCTGCCTCATTAACGCCACCAGCGACGGTACCTGTTGGAAGTACACGTGACCAACCCACAGAAAAACGATAATAGTCAGCCTACAGAatgaatttacaaaaattagtaaaatgGGGCTCTTTGCGGTGGCATATCACTTGATAATTATCATTGTCATCAATGTTACCGCAATCACGATCGTTGTTCAAAATCTTACCCCcatatttttgatcaattgAACGTCGACTTGATATTTATTATAAGAATCGCAAGCAACATCCCCACTCGAACCGTCATAAATTGGAGATACATCAGCATGCGTAAAGCGATCCCATATATTTTCTCCTTTACCTAAAAAATCCGGGCCACACCCAACAATAAAAGACAAGGCGaaagtaacacaaaaaaaacaataattttaccGTCTGCGTTCCATCCACCTTCAATCTGATAAGCGGCTGTAGCAAAGCCCCACTCAAAATCGTCCGGAAATGTTCCGTATATCCATTCCGGATATTCATTTTGGGCTTGAGCCCATGCTACTAACAATAAGATGGTAGCTAGTTTCATGGCGACCAAAATCTATTTGAACTTTGGCAAATTTTGGATTTCAGAATGATGTGGCTATTCTCTCAAACCGATAAACATTTAATcatctaaattttattttaaattgtttattgattTGATAAATATAATTGGACTATTGCCACGCTTTAGGGGGTCACTACAATGCGAAATATAAGTATACAGGCAAATAGATGTGTAGGATAACGGAGGTGTTAATGAGATGAAAGtcaaacacaaaacaaaaagaagccaaattgaatgaaataattaGATTGTTCATAAGTAAGTTATTCGTCACTCTTTGAATAATTGTGTATGTCCAGAACAGTGCGATTGACCCCTCCGTTATATCTGAAGCATTATTAGATCTAAAAAGATTATACTAAGTGATGTGTGTAATTGTGGTTTATTGTCTTGTTAGTATGTCGCCGATGCGTGgtgtcgaaaaaaaatattgggaaaTTGAGGCATATAAATTTGAGGGGCCGTTCATTAAATaacgtaaaacaaaaatcagcGATCGCCATACCTTCGTAACATTGAATGCAGAACAGAGATACTGCCCACATCCTTTTTTACGACAATTTATGAACGGCTTAAGTGTGATTACTGCGCTTTACTTAACGATATGTCATCAAATCGCAGCTTCTGAAAggacaggttaagacacctaCAAAGGTGACTGGCACCCAAATTGGAACGGCTCAGTGGATATTTTAGATATAcatttttatctacctaggtgaaataatagcagtgaaaaagtgctattatttcgccgtcggtagataaaatagcgtattcacctctgtccaaatatttttttagacacttggggttacaacattcgccttcggctcatgcaataactccccaagtgtctaaatgaacatgtggacagaggtgaataatctactattagtACACAGAAAATTCTCTTCTAAGTTCGTAGTATAACGAGAAAATTTGATAGTAAAAAAATGTCCCAGAATCAAAGAGGGATCAAATCATCCACTCCTGCCTCTATCTTTACTATGTCGTGGTTGGAATTGGAATACTATTAACTCAAGTATGGTTGACAAGCGTCGAAATAGATTATTTTTATCATGGCCCTTTGTGAATTGCAGTTGCTTCATTAACTATATGAGAAATCATATCGAAAGCCCGAACAAGTATTTCAATTGTTATTTGAAAATCCATTATTATTAGTGTTGTAAATTACTCACACATCTCTATTAAAGCACTGAATTAATATACGACGGTCAACAAGATCTTAATCATAAGCTTTTATGAAAGTACATAATAGCTGATAGCAAGTTTTATGGCTAATTATTACTCAATTCGTTCGACAAAGAACTAATTACACTCGGTTCTATATAAATTGGAAGACTTTTTACGTAAACTTTTAAcagtggacgtcagtgaaatctATACAGTGATTTGCTCATCTGTTTTTCTGCTGATCCATTTATAcaaagaaatagaaatttgcTTATAGAGTGTTATATGATTTTACCAATAGTACACAAGTaatcagttttgtttgtatgagtggcaCAGCTTAAGCAAATTCATATCTAAATTTCAATGACGTTCATTATATTTCGAGCACAGTATAATGACTGTGTAGTAATCGGTTTTTTGTTATCAGTTATCCACCTCTTTAATGTTTACAATACGAAAATATCATTGTGACCAGTAAACAATATTAAAGAATTAAGAATGGCTTTGTCCATCAGACATAGAAACCACATTGTAAGTATTACCTCTGTGCGAATCGCCATTCATAAttacttttaacaaaaatggtttttctattaaaatatGCTAAAGTTTACACATATAGATACGTTTGCGGTTTTATAAAATGGACAAAAAAAGAGCGAGCTAAccaaaatgttataaaatacacatacacagagtcggaaaatattttaaaacaaaaagggtacaaaaaaatattaaataacaATGCTGAACACCGAAATGTTATGTGGTTTAAATTTAGTACATCAAAAGTTACGTAGCATAGTATGTGCAGATAGatgaataaaaagaagaaaaaaataatagaaataaaaaactaaaaatggttttacgTGGAAAATAGCATGAGATTTTAACCGCAGAAAAGATACAATTTAGATCCTTTCGGTTATTCAAACCTATACACATTTTGCAGAGACTAAcaacatttcatttgattttgctGGTAGATGTGTAGCTACACCATTTTGCTATCGGGCTTTTCATTTAACTCCAAATTTTATTAAGTTTCATATTATTCCAAGTCTTATTGCTATCATTTTTCATGCACTTAActaaataagaaaattctCTTGCTAAAGTCTG comes from the Bradysia coprophila strain Holo2 unplaced genomic scaffold, BU_Bcop_v1 contig_358, whole genome shotgun sequence genome and includes:
- the LOC119081227 gene encoding cytosolic beta-glucosidase-like; the protein is MKLATILLLVAWAQAQNEYPEWIYGTFPDDFEWGFATAAYQIEGGWNADGKGENIWDRFTHADVSPIYDGSSGDVACDSYNKYQVDVQLIKNMGADYYRFSVGWSRVLPTGTVAGGVNEAGIQYYNNLINDLMANDIEPMITMYHWDLPQGLQDVDGWQNETIVNEFEAYANLLYTRFGDRVKRWITFNEAYVVCVLGHSDGVHAPGIKEPATAAYKCAHNILKSHGRAYRLYERSYKNVQKGFVGITIDSGWYEPLDPDNALDVAAAERTRQFKHGWYAFPIFKGDGDYPPVMKEIIRRKSTEDGLTVSRLPEFTEAEKAMINGSADFLGFNHYTTELVEHVERRDRSWHGDQDTNTSQDKKWPASASEWLKHVPWGFRRLLVWIKNTYGDPLVYVTENGFSDTDAVGLNDEGRVTYYREYINEMLKAVTIDKCNVKSYTAWSLMDNFEWARGYSERFGIHWVNFTHPDRPRIPKKSAGELKKIFADNGFPGGASTVVVSLFSYIFVLVGLLYVRLL